In Zingiber officinale cultivar Zhangliang chromosome 1A, Zo_v1.1, whole genome shotgun sequence, the DNA window atggtatcaaagcCCAACAGCTTCAGGAGGGCTAATCGTCGAACGAGGCACAAGAGATGGTTGGACCTAGCATCAACCCACTGAAATTCGAGGGGGAATTCGTGAGCTGGAAGAAAATgatagaggtattctttaagatagatttcaatttacttttaataatgaaattcgatTTTGTAACACTTGAgggtaaagaagaataccaatggacgaagaaggagcaagccgacttcgtagcaaacggtaaagcagagttccatctgcttagcgtcttaccgccacaagaagtcaactggatcggagcctacgagtcagcaAAGAggtctgggagaaattcttgaaACTATACGAAAGAACCTCTGAGGTAAAACTCGCGAGATGAGATCTGCTCACGAACCAGATCAGCAATATCAAATTGGAAGAAGGAGAAATTGTTGCACACCCTTACTCAAGAATAAAGGAATTCATCACCGCActcacgaatctcgaagaaaagataagcaactgagattcgctaaggtacgcacttaacgcatttcctaggactactgaatgtgcatcattagtagatgcttaatATATATCTAAGAATCTAGAATTAAACactttaaaagaattatttttaacatttaaagtCTATGAAATAAGATGTACAGATCTGAAGAAGGAGTCAAAGCATAATATTGCTTAAAGGCAAAAACAGACGAACGAAATTCTGAATCTTCTCTTGATGACGATGAGacgacactcatggtaagaaaattttaaaaattatttaaaactaataaatttaatcaagtgcagagtaatagaaggaaaagaaagataaGATGTTACTACTACAATGAATAAGGACACAtgaaagataactgccctaaattgaagagcaGACCAGACCAAGTATAATctaaaagcgacatgggacgaaataTTGTCCGAATTGGAGATAGAAGCCCTCGCCAGGCTtgtgctagtggcaagtcaccaagaagacaaaGACGAAACAAGCTCGttcgaaatgagcattgagagcatcgatgaaggggagtgATATCGGAAGAAAGCATCACTTTAGGAGCTTTAGAATACGGGATCGAcaaagtaagtcaggtacgatctcttcctcctgacaagttatttcagttcgtaaaaatattattaaaaaattactgtaagttagaaaaagaaaataaagaattaaaatcaaccttagccatatattgtcgattagaagatctcgacaaaataaaaataaaaaattgaaaacagaaatagaatatttaaagGAACGTGCATACTCACATGTtcaaaatattagaagatataatagtttaaattgacattttaaataccataagggccaaattagaaaattttcatagaaatacattcctaagaaatttttgattaaccTTGCAGGAAGAAATCTATTTTGggtttcaaaattatatttaaattaattatttttttagactttcaaagagaaaattaaatatttacttttattaaaatgttttgtctagaagtagttgttGTTTCAGTATCCAAGAAGAcatagtgcctcaccacagcttagaagtcaattattgaaataagtatttaattgactaactattaaacatttaattattataaaaatgcTTTCAATTGTTTGTcaaatattttgttaaaaattaattagaagttAATTTTTCGAGAAAGATAACTTTATCACTTATCTGTAAGAAAAAATTTCAAGTTTTTCTGAATGTTacttttttaaaattatgaatttttttaccttatatatgttaattttttttaaatctagatttttcgaaacttaaactttaatatttttctggaatttttggttcgacttttattttttcatatagcATTTTTAAAGTATCCcgtttttaatatgatcaaaagggAGAGTAGTGAAGATTAAGTTTAGGAAGAGGGTAGTATAATTTTGTTTTTAATATTTGTACTTGCAAATTTTATAACTGTTAATTTTGAGgttaaccctaacttaatttgggtttACTCACATCAAAATGGGAGAGATTATAaataccccgtgatagttttgatgtgatcaactaagtaaaagttaggtcctattggtatttaagccctgtgtctaagtgtacaggaatttaggagcacaggaagtcgagcgaaagatgcagctagcgagaaggacgacacaaaaGAGAGCTGACGAACTCGGTGCGTCTGtgggacgaggtgttgcgaaagagtacattGGCGGAAGAGAATTAGGCACgacattttcgagggatgagaagctggagcggaagtttgcttgagaagatcggaagttgggttcgggtgagctatattccggatggccgaaatcacccaagcgagtggaaccaGAGCAGATGATCCGGATTAATGCGAGtggaaccctttcgggcgctcggaatcaAAAGTTTATCATTTTGCGACGTGACGCGTCCCGTTGCAATGGGAATAAAAGtatatccccctccaggcgcctggactccCTCCAAGCGCTTGACCCCTTCTAGGTGcctcgaccagggctataaatacagttctGTTCCTGAAGGTCAGAACACCACTTGTAATTGATTTCTTTTCAGTgttgttctgtaattgagtgcttcaactgctgtaagaggtttctccacctaaaggagattgtttaatgaattttaattttcttggattaacaatcccctgattgcaaatcaagtaattctttgagcctcttctttttcagtttcttaattttctttttatgcaagtgttagaataataaaattataaagttTGAGAAgaaatttttgtttgtttttttattgtacagattattcaccctctctagccGGTCGTCAAGGACAAATAGGACGGCGAGCGCGATGACTGAGTCGTTGAGCGATGAGAGGGTCGTCAGCAGTGGCCCTGGGATGGAGGCGACAATGATATGAGAAAGCGGGTTCTCACCAAGTTCATCGCGCGAGTAGAAGGAGAAGATGCTGGCCTTCGCGGACAGGATTGGGTGGCACTTCCAATGGCAGGACGAGTTGCTGGTCGACAAGTTCTACTCTAACGCCGACATCCACTTTGGCGAAGGGTCCTTGTCTCCGGCGAATGCAGAGGAAGCAGGCCGCTTCTTATGAGAGGTGCGGATCTAAAGAGGTTAATTTTGGAAAAACAAACTTGTTAATCTCAGAATATGAAAAACCTGAGGGGacaaatttttcatttttcatttgtaaagaaaagaaaaaaaatattatttgattgataattttcttatttatttttagaaaagaaTATACGaagatctaaaatttattttctaagaaaaaaatacatatttttaaaaaatgaaaataaaatcaaacactaagGTTTTTTTTTCTGGATTATGTCACTCAATTATTACACGATGGATGCGTTTCATTATCGAGATAGataattaactaaactaaataagGTATTTGTTAATAACTTATCAAGGTTATCAATGACAATTTCCAATCAAACACCCGTATTATTgttgtaaaaaatattaaataattttaatgaaatttaattaagtttaatttaatttttttaaaaaatatttcaatataataatgttttatttataatatttttagttaGAATGAAATGTTATATTTTATGACGTTATAACAATCACTTTGCAAAAGTTAAGCATATTACAAATAATgctaaaagtaaaaaaatattttatatgatGTGGTGTCTCTCTCTATATAAATAAAATGCATTGATCTAAGGAGATGAGATGCTCATTTTGGATTGGAAGCCCAGCCCATAGATCTTCTTAGTATTTCGTAGCCCACCGCAAACAACATTGACTAATCCCAGTTGACACATTGAACTATTTCTTTCTCGCACTTTGGTTTTTCACCTGCAGCAGATCGAAAGCTCGATTTAGATTTCTGCCCAGGCGAGTTGGCGCATCGCGAATTACTGGTTAGCATGCTAGATTTTTAGTGAGTTTAATCCTCTCTATTCCTTCTAATTAAATCATAATCAAGATCTAGTTTGTTTTCTCGAATCCAAGATCTCActtttattttagttttccgAAATCAGTTGGTAGTATAGAGAACATCAGATGGTATTCTTATCGATTTAGGATAGGGTTTCGATTTCGCACCCGTTAATTGTTTGATATGCATTAGTTTCTTCTTGATCTGTATGCTTAATTAGGGTTATAATTGTCTTTGGTTGATTTATTTGTTGCCAGCGATGTGGAATCGAAGCGTTAAAGCATTCACGCATTCGTATGGTACTCCAAAATGGCGTGCAATAGCTCTGACATCTATGGTCTTATTTGCTTTCGCTTATTTTGCGACCAAGAGAGGGGACTCATTCCCTTCATCCGATCTAATAAACACTAAAAGAGCAAGTTATCAATCTTCAGTCCAATTCAATCCTTCTCTGGAGTTGCTGAATGGTACTGATGTCATCTGGCAAATCCCTGATTCGCCGAAGGCTGCACTTTTCATAGCTCATGGTTGTGGTGTCAGAGCCGCAAATTTCTGGGACAACTACCCGGGATGTCCAAACTGCATTGGGTTGCCTGAAGAAAGGATCTTTGTGCTTCGTTCTTTGGAACGAAAATTTGCAGTGTTGACCATTTCTAGCTTGGATAGTTGCTGGTCATTTGATGAAATAAAAAATGTTAAATGGATCATCAAGTGGTGGatcaaaacaaacaagcttgggACAATCCCCTTGGTTGCTATGGGGGCATCATCTGGCGGTTACTTCGTTTCTGCACTTGCTGCTGAGATGAGATTCCACAGCATTGCAATTATGATTTCTGAAGGAACATTTGCATCGATGGGTGTGCTAAAGGACTATCCCCCAACCCTTTTCGTTCACATGCCTAAGGACCAAGTTACAATGTTGAAGATACAAAAGAACATGAGAGTTTTGAGGCAGAATGGAGTTGCTGTGAGTGAGATCAGATGCATGGAATTTCCTTTGTCTCCAGATCTGATATCGGATAGGATCCCCAGGTTGAACAAGACATTTTGTATCAAATTGTATGATGTGTTTCGTGAGAAGGGATTCATCAATCAAAATGGTTATTTGAAGAATGATGGGCGACAAATTCAGTGGAAGGAGGCTCTTATTGAAAGGGATATGATCTCAGAAAATTATGAGTTGCTTAAGCATATTGACGAGGAGTTAAATCTTGCATTTGCATTACATGAACTGACCAGTTTCCAAGCACATGAAATTCTTTTTTGGTTTGAGTCCCATATGAACCCATCAATGGGTTCCTAGATTCACGGTTCTTATGGCTTTTACATTAACTGATCTCCATGGGATTACCAGATTACAATATTTTCTGTGGAAATGCTAAATCTTGGTGAAAAAAGAAACCAAGAACAACTGAAGGTAAAAGTGATATGGTACCATCTCTGCTTAACTGACATGTTTTGATAATAGTAGTTATTTTTATCATATCAGGTGTTGCTACCTGTTGAAATCCGGAGTCTTTGGAAATGCTTATTTGACTGTTCGTGCCAATTTCTAGTTGTTTAGTAACAAGCATTGTAAATTTTGTAAAGTTTTCAACTTGTGTTGTAAAATGCAGTTTGAGTCTCTTTGGAATGGAAAAGGATGAATGTTTAAAGTTGTAACAACTGGAATTTTCTTCAGGTGAATTTACCTTAGCCATAATGAGACAaatcaaaatttccattttttttgCTTGTAGTTGGGTAAGGTGGACGTTAAATATGATAGAAGTTTGAAGCATCAATGAACTTCTTCAGTACATCAAATAAATTTATACTTTTGGATTTCTGTAGGTAAGTTGAAACATTTGCATATTGCATAATTAATAGAGAGAACCATCAACAATAAAGAAACTGGAATTCCTTTCTGAACTTGCATCTCTCTCCTACATGAAAGTCATACGAATATAAATTGCAAAGTATGCTTTAGATACATCCTTTCTGAACCCATCATATGGAAAGTTGCATAATCAACACAGTAAAAGGGAAATCCCTAGTTCTACTGCCATTTATTAGGATAATGAATATCTCACTTTTAAAGTCTATAATGGCTTCAGCAATGCTGTTTTCCCAGTGGTAATGTTGGGTTTCTCTTAATAGCTGCATAATGAGTTTAGCATGCACAGCAGATATGTATTTTATGTCATCCTCTCCACGACCATTGTCAAGTCTCTCATGCACTTTGCTAGATTGGATGTCATATTGTTGGATGCTTGCATATATTTAGAATTCAGAACAGCTCAGAGATACCAGTGATATTGTTCATTTTTCTTGTAAAAGTATAACATATATAACTTATTTGTGGAACCTGAATTTATTTATGTCACTTAAGCTCACAAATTTGTAGGATGACTGTGTGAGTAGGTTTACTTATTTGTGGTACCTGAATTTTATTTATCCCAGTTAGACTCACATAGATCTGTAGAATGCATCAGTTCTTGTTTGTTTTTTTCCTGatgaattctctcttcttttaaGGGGTAAATATAGGTCATATCAGGAGCCAAAGCAACACTAATAGGTAGTGCGTAGAAGGTAGTATTTACAAACAGATGAGTACGTAATTGGTGAGAAAAGAAACAAGTAGGAAAAAATCACtctcaaggttggacatttctACTAGCAAATTAAAGCTCAACTTTAGCTAGTGTTAGCTACAAAATGTACTATATTTTTCTAGGACCAAATGACTAAGATCCAGCCTAGCATGAGGCCTCTCATGCATTTGATCTGAGTGTCATTTGCTTGCTTTTGTAGCACTTCACTGAGGGCTTCCCATAGTAGAGGCTGAATAGTGAAATGTGCCTGCAGATATTTTACTCCAATATCTTGCCATGTTGCACTTGAAGAAGAGGTGAGTGGATGTTTGATGTTGGGTGGTTCCATATTAGATACATGAGTCGCTATTGGGGCATTTTAGGTAATGATATCCTTATATCCAACTTGTTTTTGCTAGTTAGCTGCACAAGTTTTCACCTTTGTAGGGACGGCATAGTTGCCATATTGTTTGTGCCAATCAACACTTAACCCTTCTGTGAGAAAAGGATGTGGGCATTACACAATTAAGGAGAACCTTCAGAGTCTCATAGGAGTTGATCAGACTAAATGAATGTGAAATTCCAATGGATCTTTTTGCAAGTTATTTACTTTCTCTTTTTCTGTTGTTTTGCGATGATACCAATGAAATAACAGCCATCCATCCATATTCCATCCCTTTATCCATTTCTCCTGAGGGGAGGAAGTATCATACTAAAATCATCAACGTTTTCAtggatcttttttttttctttttctttttgactgCAGTTCTAAAAAATTGCATTTATAGGTTGCCAAGTGATGTGATATGGTGAAAGTTCAGAGCATTTTATGGTGTTAACGCTCTGATTTACAGAAAAGACAGGAAACATTGGCAATGTAGTTTTAAGGAAAACTGTGGAAAAAACCCATTTATCCATTGTCCTTGTACTCCTCTTTTTTCTTCCAGCACCTGTTTGATGCTAAATCTCATTGTTCTCTAATAACCTGGCAGGAAACTTCTATATTGTCATTCATTATTTGTGAGATTCTCCCATCGCGATCAAAAGTACTAGCACCATTGATGAAGGAAGCTTCAGCGACAAAATGGAATCAATATCATTGGTAAAACCTGTGAAGGTAATAATTGTTTGCCCTGTATCTCTCACAAGTATTCTATGCCATATTATTAGGGGTCATTTCCATTTTTAAGAAAAGTTGTTGTTTGTTGTAACTTTTTTAGATGTTAAAATAACTTTCTTTCTTCGTATGAGTTTATAGCGTCGTCTAATACCTTTGAAGTTTTCACATGAGTTTCTTCCTATTTCTTGGTTTCCATTTTTATGCTGATGTTACTTGGTCTGTTTGtgttcaacaacaacaacaataaccaagccttatcccactaggtggggtcggctatctGAATCTTTttatgccattgagctctatctcctattatatcatcatctatacttaaataaattttatcttatttttattgttgccaaccaagtcttttttggtcttacttttcctcgtttgatatgtgtgtttgtcatagtttcatatcgtctaactggagcatttattggtcgtctaagtacatgtccgtaccatcttaaacgtgtctctcggagttttttctcaatagatgcaacttcgactttctctctaatgctctcatttctgattttcttcatcctcgtatgtccacacatccaccttaacatcctcatctctgcaactctcatcttctgctcatgtgctcgagtccaacattcagcttcatataacatagcaagtctaactgTGATTTTATAGAACTTTTAAGTTTTCGAGATACTTTACGATCATATAAAACACTCGATGCTCTAAGACATctttctcaatccctccatcattttgtaaaaatgatcctaaatatttaaatatctCGGTTCCAGACAACTCGTCCTCTCTTATTTTAACAATTGtcttattacttctaatattgctaaacttaaattccatatattttgtctttaatttactaagcttaaagtctttcccttctagtatttcccactaagattttagtttagcatttactccttcacgtgtttcatttaccaaaataatattatctgcaaacaacatgcgccatggtactgtgtcttgaatgtgcataTGAATTcgcccataattagtgtaaaaagatagggacttagagttgattcttaatgtaatcctatctttattagaaatacttcagttactccgcctgaagtctttactctgggtgttacatcctcgtacatatccttaattagtttaatatatgttacgctaacacctctcttttctagaattctccatataatttctcttggactctattataagttttttctaagtcaatgaataccatgtgtagatcttgtttttgctcccgatatttttcaattaattgtctaagaagatgtataacttctattgtcgaccttccaggcatgaatccAAATTGTTTTTCGGTCACTGTGGTCtttttccttaatcttttttctattactttttcccaaagtttcatgatatgacttattagtttaatatccctatagtttgcacaattttgtatgtctcccttattcttatataagggaactagagtacttatcctccattgatcagatatttttttcgttttcaatatcatgttaaataattttataaactatTTATACCTTGTTTTCCTAGGCACTTGCATACCTTTATCGGAATATCATCCGATCCAACgatttttccattgtgcatcccatttaaagtttgaattctacgataaaatttaaaatttctatgctcatttgacctacttaaattacctaagttaagttgatcacctaaaccttcattaaaaagttaatgaaaatacatcttccaccgctcttttatttctccatcgtttactaataccctattacattcatctttaatacattttatttggataagatctcttattttcttctctcactttggctattctataaatgtctctttctccttcttttgtaTTTAGTTTTTGATATAatctttcaaaagtttcattctttgcttcactcactactttcttagtttTTGCCttgactattgtatatttttttaagttttcctcgttcttataagctattcgttgttccttcactttcttttgtactttctcattccatcaccaagattccttatttagtggtgcatgtcctttTGACTCACCGAATACACTTTTAGctattatttttaactttgataccatcttatcccatattGTATTAGAGTTattgtatatttcacctaatgcttgtatttctactttctccttaaatatattttgattttcatcctttaacttctaccacttaattctagaagtcgtatatgttttctttttattgatactatatttgaggcgtatatccaacactactaacctatgctaggtagttaaactttctccagggatgactttgcaatctttataaatctttatATTCTTCTTCCTAAAAGAAagttattattctcacttttgaatgtgattaagtgttcttctcttttcttaaaaaatatattagctaatataaggtcatatgctatcgcaaaatctaatatagtttttccttcctcatttctcattccaaactcataactcctATATACCCTCacattcctcatttttcactccgacatgtccatttagatcaccttctattaaaattatttcactcggtagaatattttgtaatatttcatttaagtcgtcccaaaactttgatttgttagcttcatctaatcatacttgcggtgcatatacgctaattatgttcatagtttctttcgccactattatcttaaggactataattttatcctattttttaactactcttacaacttcatcctttaatgaactatttacaataatacccactccatttcttgccttATTCTTtctagtgtaccataacttaaaacccgaattCTCTATCagctttgccttctcgcctacccatttttgttcttatccaacctatggtgtgaaaactcttgcctatttagCATTACACCCAAGTTCTTATGGAAATGTAGCGGTCCTTACTGacacgttacagtcggaccctgtaacgcgaactcttgcatatttagcattaCACCCGAGTTTTAGAGATGTAGCGGTCTTTGCCGCGTTACAATCGGACCCTGCAACGTGTTCCTTCAggagaacaacctagcattagcacaatagtttaatagatccatttattgaatatttgtcatagttttaatgcTGGCTGGTAACCTAacacaaccctcctcctttattcgGGCTTGGGACCAGTCATGACCGGTCATTATGGGCGGAGTTTTGGTCTCTTTCTGTTCATAAAAGAATTTTCATTCCAGCTTGGTGTTGTTTGCCAAGGCTAACTAACTTAAGACAACTCTTGTAGATATTTTTTGTAAGCTGGATAGTTTCAACACCTATCGGTTGTGGTTCTGCACCAGTCTCAATAGATCCCCTTGATGGCCATTTTTACATGACATTTTGTGGTTGATGATAGCCTGAGAATTGACAGTATGGATAATCTTCATAATCATAGCTATGCATTTGCTAAATATCACAAAAAGATATCAGGAATAAATGTGATTGAATTTCTGGATCAAACAATCTTTCCTACCGAACATAATAATCAAGTTCTAATACaaaattcaaataaattgttCATGAAAAATCAATATAGGAAGCTAGCATCTTTGCCTTAAAACTCCATTTCTGATCGTGTTTGCGATCAAAGAGGTTTAAAAGACCATTATGCGCAGATAATCATGATTTCATAGATAAAGCCAATAAAAGAATTTTCGCAGATAATCATgcgaagagatttttttttttcaagaagtCTACTTAATTGGTGGATTTGAGTTATGAATTTTCATTAGGAAAAATTTTAAGCTGCTACTAAATTCAGTTGTGGCTGAAGAAAGTGATTCCTTTGACTTCCACTTCCAAAGCAGTGGCATGTTAGATAGTTCAGAGCCAGTGTAGAGAGTATAACATTAGATTTTCGTCGTAATAGTTATTAAAATATGTTAGTTTGAGAACTCTAGACATCACTTAATCTCGAGACACCATGGTTTAATTCATACCTCTCCTGTAAGAAGACCTTGTGAACATATGTAAATATATAAACTATCTTTTGTAAACGGATATGCAGTCAAATAAAATCATCTAAGACCAGTTCATGAAAGCAGCATTTGGAATGGTCATTTGAAATACAAGAAAAATTATACACCCCACTCCTAATCTATACAGCTATGAAAAGGGTAGAAGAGACTTGTTGACAACTAAAAGGATCTTATTATCTTCTACAAGGCCATCGAGGATGCGAtgagtaaaaaataatttttatcatacaacaatgtcaaagtgtacACCTATCATTCCATCCACAAATTCAAACCTGATAATCTTTTTAAtcttttgctttttttttcagaaaaggATGGGACAATAGAAAAGAATGTCAATTTTGACGTTTGGTCGACCTATGAAATAGTGAGTACTGGGAAATAGTTTGATTAATGTCCAGTGacctttattataataaattagaaGCATCTACCGGATTCTTCATATTATAAGACAATGATACTAACCAACATTGCCAATGGTcctataaaaatatcaaaattttgaatttcgaatAGTGTAGGTTCATCTGTTTCATCCGAAAttgactaatggacctagagaattTCGAATTACTTCAAATCAAAATTAATGTACTCCGAAATCTTCTTAATGTATCCATGTCCTCATATCTAAATTCGATAGCATAAATTGAGAGtggtgaatttttaaacttgtaaAAGCTCGATAAAATTTGTCACAAGTTCATTATAAGACATACAATAATGG includes these proteins:
- the LOC122038734 gene encoding uncharacterized protein LOC122038734, translating into MWNRSVKAFTHSYGTPKWRAIALTSMVLFAFAYFATKRGDSFPSSDLINTKRASYQSSVQFNPSLELLNGTDVIWQIPDSPKAALFIAHGCGVRAANFWDNYPGCPNCIGLPEERIFVLRSLERKFAVLTISSLDSCWSFDEIKNVKWIIKWWIKTNKLGTIPLVAMGASSGGYFVSALAAEMRFHSIAIMISEGTFASMGVLKDYPPTLFVHMPKDQVTMLKIQKNMRVLRQNGVAVSEIRCMEFPLSPDLISDRIPRLNKTFCIKLYDVFREKGFINQNGYLKNDGRQIQWKEALIERDMISENYELLKHIDEELNLAFALHELTSFQAHEILFWFESHMNPSMGS